GGCTGCAAACGACCAGGCAGGAGGGACATGACATGACCAGGACATCCACAGTTCGCAGTGCACTAAGACTCACGGCCGTCGGCGCTGTAGCGTTGGCCGCCACGCTGCTCATTGGCGGCGCCCGCGCAGCGGCGCCGCAACCGCCGGTGCCGGAAATCGGCTTCATCCAGGCCAGCCCCGATATCAAGTTGAGGCGCCTGATCGTACGCAATGCCGAGGGCAAGGGCACGGTGCTGTTCCTGCATGGATTCCCCGAGACGCTGTACGCGTGGAAGGACATTGCCGTGCAACTTGGCCACGACTACGAGGCCCACGCGTTCGACTGGCCGGGCTATGGCGATTCCTCACGTCCCGCGACCGACAGGTTTGCGTACGCACCCAGGGATTATGCAAAGGTGCTCAAGGACTACATCGTCACGGCAGGCATCGACAAGAAAGACCTGGTGATCTACGCGACGGACATTGGCGCCTTGCCGGCCCTGCTGGCGGCCCTCGACGACCCGGCCATCGCCAGGCGCATTGTTGTCGGTGACTTTGCGCCATTCAACCGTCCGCAGTTCATGCAGGAGCGCCTGCAAGGGCTCAAGGAGCCCGCCTCGGCCGACGCGATTCATGCCGCGTTCAACCGCACACGCGACGAGATCTTGCAGAACGCATTTACCCGCGGACTTCCCGAGTCCTCGCACTTTGCATTGACACCGGAATTCAGGGCCGACATCGCCCGCGGATGGCAAAACGGCGCGCTGACGTCTGCCGATGCGTTCTACCACTACTACTCTCATTTCACGCGTGACCAGGACTATTTCGAGGCGAACCTGGGCAAGCTGAAGACGCCCGTCAGCGTGATCTGGGGCGAGAAGGATATCTATATCCGCAAGGAGATGGGCGAGGAACTGGCGGGCCGCGCCGGCCTGAAGATGAAGGTGTTGCCCGGCCTTGGCCATTATCCGCACCTGCAGGACAAGGCGGCGACGGTTTCAGAAGTACAAGCCGCGTTCGACGCGCGCTAGACCATGCGATTTTGCATATATCTCAATCCGAACGGAGGACCATCCAAAATGAATCTCGCCAAGTTTGCAAGCGCCGCCATGACCGTCGCCTGCCTCGCTGCAACGATCCACAACGCCCATGCACAAGCGCCGGGGATCCATCGGGCTGACCTGGTCAGCCATGAACTCAGCGTTGCAGGCAAGGAGGGCGTTCAGGTGCGCGTCGACTTTGAACCGGGCGCGTTCGCCCCCAGGCACGCGCACCCGGGTGAAGAGATCGCCCATGTATTGCAGGGCAGCCTTGAGTACCAGCTTGGCGATCAGCCGCCGGTGACGCTGAAGGCCGGCGAATCGCTGTTCATCCCGGCAGGCACGCCGCATTCGGCACGGAATGTCGGCGGCGGCCTGGCATCGGAATTGGCAACCTATATCGTCACCAAGGGTTCGCCGCTGGTTGTGCCCGCGAAATAGAGGTGCACGGCCGCGCCGGCCTCAATCGACGTGATGCACCCATCCGTATGGGTCGGCGATGCTGCCGCGCTGGATGCCGGTCAGCAAGGTACGGAGCCGTTGCGTGACTTTGCCTTCGCCGCCGTCGCCGATGGTGAATTCGCCGCCGGCGTGGCGCACCTGGCCGATGGCGGTGACGACCGCGGCGGTGCCGCAGGCGAAGGTTTCCCTGACCCGGCCACTGGCTGCATCGGCGCGCCACGAGTCGAAGTCGTATGGCGTTTCGTTGACCGGAATACCCTCGTGCCGCGCCAGTTCGATGATCGACGCGCGGGTAATGCCCGGCAGGATGGTCCCTTTCAGCGGCGGCGTGCGCAGCGAGCCGTCATCCATCACGAAAAACACGTTCATGCCGCCGAGCTCCTCGATCCAGCGGTGCTCCGCGGCGTCCAGGAACACCACCTGGTCGCAGCCCTTGGCCGCGGCCTCGGTCTGCGCGATCAGGCTGGCCGCGTAATTGCCGCCGCACTTGGCGGCGCCGGTGCCGCCGGAAGCCGCGCGGGTGTATTGATCCGACACCCAGACCGTCACCGCCGATTTGCCCGGCTTGAAATACGGGCCGACCGGACATGCGATCACGCAGAATATGTATTCGGCCGAGGCGCGCACGCCGAGAAAACTCTCCGAGGCGAACATGAACGGGCGCAGGTAGAGGCTGCCCTCACTGCCGGGGATCCAGGCGCGGTCAACATCGACCAGCGCTTCCACCGCTTGCAGGAACGTGGCCTCGGGCAGGTCCGCCATCGACATGCGGGCAGCGGAGGCGCGAAAACGCCTGGCGTTCTCCTGTGGCCGGAACAGCGAAATCTTGCCGCCTTCGCCACGATATGCCTTCATGCCCTCGAAGATTTCCTGCGCGTAGTGCAGCACGGCGCAGGCGGGATCGATCTGGAAAGGACGGCGGGCTTCGACCCTGGCGTCATGCCAGCCGCGGCCTTCGGTCCAGCGGATCGTCACCATGTGATCGGTGAACACGCGGCCGAAGACGGGGTTCTCCAGCCTGGCCGCGATCTGATCGGCGGGGGTGGGGGCGGGATGGGGTTCCAGGACGAACTGCAGTGGGTTTTCGGTGCTCATGCTTCAGTGCTCGGGGGATGTTGGGCCGTATGGCCTGGCGGCGAAGTCAGGCCGCAGCGCTGTGGCGCGCCACCGCGATATTCTGCCGATAGGGACGGCGCCTTGTCGAGGCCGCCGTTGGCGCACAGTTTACGCCGTGGCCCGGTTCGGATTGGCGTGCAGGGTGGCATCCATGATGTCTGTCTCCGGATTTTCGATTTTGTCCGGAGCAGTGTAGGAAGCGGCTGGCCCGCGGTAAATTCAAGAATTCCAACATCTGGTATCTGCAAAACGGATAGCAGGCGAGGTTGCCGAGGCGCTGCCGGCCCAGGGTTCCAGGCCAGGGATGGCAAGGGCAATCACGTGGGCGGCGGCATACGTGCCGGGCCCGACGTGATGCCATATTATGGTGAGGCATCTGCCATCGATGCTTGCGGCAACGCATCCCCCGATCCCATCCTGCAGCCAGCGCCACGCCAAGCATGTCTCGTCACGACCCCTCTCCCGGCCGGAACGGCTGCCTGGCCGAGCCACGCCGGCTGGCAAGCTGGCGCGGCGCCTGCGGCATGGCCGGCCGCGCCTTGATGGTGCTCCTGCTTGCGGGAGTCGGTGCCTGCGGCTCGCTTTCTCACAATGTCCCCCGCAATCTGCCCCAGGCGACGGGCGCCGGCGCAACCGTGCCCTTGCGTGAACCCACCGATGTCGCCGGGCCGACCACCATCGCCATGGCTTTCTCCGGCGGCGGCACGCGCGCCGCGGCCTTCGCCTTCGGCGCGCTGCAGGGGCTTGACGCCATGCGCGGGCCTGGCGGCGCTTCCTTGCTCGACGACGTGGCCTTCATCAGCAGCGTGTCCGGAGGCTCGCTCACCGCCGCCTACTACGGCCTGCACGGCAAGGACAGCCTGGCGACGTTCCGCTCGGTGCTTCTGAAAGACGGCGAGGCGCGGCTGCGCTTCAGCCTGCTTAACCCCTTCAACCTGGCGCGGCTGTTTGGCGGGGGCCTCAATAATCGGGAAGACCTCCGGGCCTGGCTGGACGAAGATGTGTTCAAGGGGGCCACCTACGCCGACATGTTCCGCCGCGGCAAGCCGCTGGTGTGGATCAATGCCACCAACGTCTATTACCGGGTCGCGTTTCCGTTCAGTCAGCTGGCGTTCGATGCGCTCTGCAGCGATCTGGCCAGCTTTCCCGTGTCCGAGGCCGTCGCGGCTTCGATGGCGGTGCCGCTGTTCTTCGCGCCCATCGTGCTGGAGAAGCATACCGAGGCTTGCCGCGCGCCGCTGCCCGACCTGGATCACGCCGAGGCGCCGGGGCAATCGCTGCTGATCGGCGCGTTGGCGGTTGCCGTTCGCGGCCACCGGGACCTGTCCAAGGGCAGGTACGTCAAGCTGGTCGATGGCGGCGTGACGGACAACTACGGGC
This Cupriavidus nantongensis DNA region includes the following protein-coding sequences:
- a CDS encoding alpha/beta fold hydrolase, which encodes MTRTSTVRSALRLTAVGAVALAATLLIGGARAAAPQPPVPEIGFIQASPDIKLRRLIVRNAEGKGTVLFLHGFPETLYAWKDIAVQLGHDYEAHAFDWPGYGDSSRPATDRFAYAPRDYAKVLKDYIVTAGIDKKDLVIYATDIGALPALLAALDDPAIARRIVVGDFAPFNRPQFMQERLQGLKEPASADAIHAAFNRTRDEILQNAFTRGLPESSHFALTPEFRADIARGWQNGALTSADAFYHYYSHFTRDQDYFEANLGKLKTPVSVIWGEKDIYIRKEMGEELAGRAGLKMKVLPGLGHYPHLQDKAATVSEVQAAFDAR
- a CDS encoding cupin domain-containing protein, with protein sequence MNLAKFASAAMTVACLAATIHNAHAQAPGIHRADLVSHELSVAGKEGVQVRVDFEPGAFAPRHAHPGEEIAHVLQGSLEYQLGDQPPVTLKAGESLFIPAGTPHSARNVGGGLASELATYIVTKGSPLVVPAK
- a CDS encoding branched-chain amino acid aminotransferase, whose amino-acid sequence is MSTENPLQFVLEPHPAPTPADQIAARLENPVFGRVFTDHMVTIRWTEGRGWHDARVEARRPFQIDPACAVLHYAQEIFEGMKAYRGEGGKISLFRPQENARRFRASAARMSMADLPEATFLQAVEALVDVDRAWIPGSEGSLYLRPFMFASESFLGVRASAEYIFCVIACPVGPYFKPGKSAVTVWVSDQYTRAASGGTGAAKCGGNYAASLIAQTEAAAKGCDQVVFLDAAEHRWIEELGGMNVFFVMDDGSLRTPPLKGTILPGITRASIIELARHEGIPVNETPYDFDSWRADAASGRVRETFACGTAAVVTAIGQVRHAGGEFTIGDGGEGKVTQRLRTLLTGIQRGSIADPYGWVHHVD
- a CDS encoding patatin-like phospholipase family protein → MSRHDPSPGRNGCLAEPRRLASWRGACGMAGRALMVLLLAGVGACGSLSHNVPRNLPQATGAGATVPLREPTDVAGPTTIAMAFSGGGTRAAAFAFGALQGLDAMRGPGGASLLDDVAFISSVSGGSLTAAYYGLHGKDSLATFRSVLLKDGEARLRFSLLNPFNLARLFGGGLNNREDLRAWLDEDVFKGATYADMFRRGKPLVWINATNVYYRVAFPFSQLAFDALCSDLASFPVSEAVAASMAVPLFFAPIVLEKHTEACRAPLPDLDHAEAPGQSLLIGALAVAVRGHRDLSKGRYVKLVDGGVTDNYGLATIFQSRLLLGTAYGPMSENDAIKVRRLLFVVVDAGQGPRGDWNQSQVGPSGIEVANASIDAAMATNVRMSYDAFVPMMRQWRNDLVAYRCAMPFARQQAIAASRPGWRCDDVEFFVTRIAFDALDKARAASLNELPTRLRLPEKDVDRLIEAGRDAILGNPVIREFEREANAAR